The Bradyrhizobium sp. CCGB01 genome segment TCAGCGCCGTCATCTTCCTCGGTTGCTATACGCTGCTGTTCAACGATCCCGCGCTCGCCGGCATCGTCGGCTGGCTCGCGATGCTGACGCGCCAGACCGGCCATTTCTTCTTCGAGCCAAGCGGCTATGACGCCGTCAACGACGTCAGCAACGACTACAAGGAAGCGGTCAAGGTCGGCTACAATCAGACGCGCAAGATCATCCTGCTCCTGGTCTGGGGCAGCGCGCCGATTGCGCTTTACGCCTTCCCGACGCTGTTCGGACTGTTTGATCCGCCCGCCACCCGGCTCGACTACATCCGCCATGTCGGCGCGCTCTGGCTTGCGATCGGCGTCAGCGGCGGCATCATTCGCATGATCCAGCTGTTCGCGACGCGTGATGTCGCCACGGGGCTGGTGTGGGTGTTCAAAGTGCTGACCGATCCCTTCCACAACATCGCGCTGTACTGGTCATCGCCGCTCAAGCTCTTGCGCGGCGAGTTCATCGACACCGCAATTGCCGATGCGGATTGGGGCGACAAGGACACCGGGGAAGCCGCGCATCCGACCTGACCGATGCACGCTCGGCGAGCAATGTGCAAAACGCCCGCTTGACAAGCCCGGCCATTCGGCTGTAGGGACGCGCCCCATGATCAACGCTCGGACCCATCAGCGCACCGAAATGCTCCGTCGTCGCATCCGCGACGATGAGAGGGTGCGCCATGTCCGACGACGCCGCTGAATCATTAAAATTCAGCCGAGTTTTCGAGAAGGCCGCACCCGCAAGGTGCGGCCTTTCTGCTTTTTGTGCCCCTTTTCCCACCCGTCCCCACAGGAGTTCGACATGACCACGCATCCCTATGACGCGCTGATGGACATCACCGCACGGCCCAAGGCCGTGTTCGTCCGCGGCGCCGGCTCCTACCTCTGGGACGACAGCCGCAAGCGCTATCTCGATTTCGTGCAGGGCTGGGCCGTCAACTGCCTCGGCCACTCCCCTCCGGGGATTGCCGACGCGCTCAGCGCGCAGGCCAAGCGGCTGCTGACGCCGAGCCCGGCCTTCTACAACGAGCCGAGTTTGAAGCTCGCCGAGGCGCTGGTCGCAAACAGCGCCCTCGACCAGGTGTTCTTCGCCAATTCAGGTGCGGAAGCCAATGAAGGCGCGATCAAGCTCGCGCGCAAATATGGCAGCCTGCACAAAGGCGGCGCGTTCGAGATCATCAGCTTCGAGGGCGGCTTCCACGGAAGGACGCTGGCGACGATGTCGGCCTCGGGCAAGAAGGCGTTCGAGCCGCTGTTCGAGCCGAAGGTCGCAGGCTTCAAGAAGGCCAAGCTGAACGATATCGCCTCGGTGGAGAAGCTGATCAACGACAACACGGTCGCTGTGATGCTCGAGCCGATCCAGGGTGAATCAGGCGTGTGGCCGGCGAGCGACCAGTTCCTGCAAGCGTTGCGCGCGCTCACCGAGGCGCATGGCTTGCTGCTCATTTTTGACGAGATCCAGACCGGCGTGGGCCGGACCGGAAAACTCTTCCACTACGAGCACACCGGGATCGCGCCCGACATCATGACGCTCGGCAAGGGCATCGGCGGCGGCGTGCCGCTCGCGGCGCTGCTCGCAACCGAACGCGCCTCCTGTTTCGAGCACGGCGATCAGGGCGGCACGTTCAACGGCAACCCGATCATGTGCGCGGCAGGGCTCGCGGTGCTGGAGGAGATCGGCAAGCCGGACTTCCTCAAGGCGGTGACCGAGACCGGCCTGCTGCTCGAAAGCGAGTTGCAGAAGGTCTCGGCCCGGCATGGGCTCGGTGGCGTGCGGGGACGCGGCCTGCTGCTGGCGCTCGACCTCAAGCTGCCGATCGCGCCCGGCATCGTCGCACAGGCGTTCGAAGCCGGCGTGCTCCTGAACGCGCCGCAGGTCGACACGCTGCGCTTCATGCCGGCGCTGAACGTCACGCGGGCCGAGATCGCCGAGATGATCGATTGTCTCGACGGGATCTTGACCAGGGCCGGCGCGGCACGGCGTGTGGCGTAAGTTGCTGCGTCATTCCGGGGCGGCTCGAAGAGCCGAACCCGGAATGACGA includes the following:
- a CDS encoding acetylornithine transaminase, producing the protein MTTHPYDALMDITARPKAVFVRGAGSYLWDDSRKRYLDFVQGWAVNCLGHSPPGIADALSAQAKRLLTPSPAFYNEPSLKLAEALVANSALDQVFFANSGAEANEGAIKLARKYGSLHKGGAFEIISFEGGFHGRTLATMSASGKKAFEPLFEPKVAGFKKAKLNDIASVEKLINDNTVAVMLEPIQGESGVWPASDQFLQALRALTEAHGLLLIFDEIQTGVGRTGKLFHYEHTGIAPDIMTLGKGIGGGVPLAALLATERASCFEHGDQGGTFNGNPIMCAAGLAVLEEIGKPDFLKAVTETGLLLESELQKVSARHGLGGVRGRGLLLALDLKLPIAPGIVAQAFEAGVLLNAPQVDTLRFMPALNVTRAEIAEMIDCLDGILTRAGAARRVA